A genomic region of Cannabis sativa cultivar Pink pepper isolate KNU-18-1 chromosome 1, ASM2916894v1, whole genome shotgun sequence contains the following coding sequences:
- the LOC115707987 gene encoding probable membrane-associated kinase regulator 4 — protein MAFDPITAEDDYIDMEVGSYSNFFCNSIVPSPREFEFQMSSTPKERDYSTMTTSPADELFYKGKLLPLHLPPRLQMVEKLLLQNSKPNFISSFDHMMSQEESLFGCGDEFYSTPLMTTAPTPTATSTPFESCNISPSESFRMINDSTEEEYMMMNKCYSTELSDFTNGGLNNGSKKSWGKAKKLKNSSSSSSSSLGSKLKASKAYLKSWFGKSGCSNESSTASKDIAEKRSVVSFGQTEKEKKAKISNTDQVDGGGRHRRSFSLAFLRYSTYKSSSSSSSSSSSASSTSSSSSGSSSFSSSNICNNQELKQLKRCGSVKHSEIENSIQGAIAHCKQSQFHSRNTVNVDKVGLCEEHDTVPEGLSRG, from the coding sequence ATGGCTTTCGACCCCATAACAGCAGAAGATGACTACATCGACATGGAAGTTGGTTCCTACTCCAACTTCTTCTGTAACTCAATAGTACCTTCTCCAAGAGAGTTTGAATTCCAAATGTCTTCCACACCAAAAGAAAGAGATTACTCAACCATGACAACATCCCCTGCAGATGAACTTTTTTACAAAGGAAAACTTCTTCCTCTTCATCTTCCACCTCGTTTACAAATGGTCGAAAAACTACTCCTTCAAAACTCCAAACCCAACTTCATCTCATCATTTGATCATATGATGAGTCAAGAAGAAAGCTTATTTGGTTGTGGTGATGAATTCTACAGCACCCCTTTAATGACAACAGCACCAACACCAACAGCAACAAGTACTCCATTCGAGTCCTGCAATATCTCACCTTCAGAATCTTTTCGCATGATCAATGACTCGACAGAGGAGGAGTACATGATGATGAACAAGTGTTACTCCACAGAGCTTAGTGACTTCACCAATGGTGGTCTTAACAATGGTAGTAAAAAATCTTGGGGTAAAGCTAAAAAGCTCAAgaactcatcttcttcttcttcctcctcactTGGGTCGAAGCTTAAAGCTTCCAAGGCTTACCTCAAATCTTGGTTTGGGAAATCAGGTTGTTCCAACGAATCATCCACAGCTTCGAAAGACATAGCAGAGAAGAGATCAGTCGTCTCATTTGGGCAAACTGAGAAAGAAAAGAAGGCAAAGATTAGTAACACTGATCAAGTAGATGGTGGTGGTCGCCATAGAAGATCATTCTCTTTGGcttttttaagatattcaaCATACAAGTCcagttcatcttcttcttcatcatcatcatcagcatcATCTACATCATCATCTTCCTCTGgttcatcttctttttcttcttctaacatTTGTAATAATCAAGAATTAAAACAGTTGAAGAGATGTGGGAGTGTTAAGCATTCTGAGATTGAGAACTCGATTCAAGGAGCTATTGCACACTGTAAACAATCTCAGTTTCATTCTAGAAACACTGTCAATGTTGACAAAGTTGGATTATGTGAAGAACATGATACAGTACCAGAAGGACTTTCCAGAGGATGA